In Haloimpatiens massiliensis, the following are encoded in one genomic region:
- a CDS encoding CD3324 family protein — protein MKYVKAHNVLPEEIIELVQEYIDGEYLYIPRKSENQKSWGEKNGTRNSLKRRNNEIFKKYARGYKVSKLSEEYFLSEQSIRKIISKERKLCS, from the coding sequence ATGAAATATGTTAAAGCACATAATGTGTTACCAGAGGAGATAATAGAGTTAGTTCAAGAATATATAGATGGGGAATATTTATATATACCTAGAAAAAGTGAAAATCAAAAATCATGGGGTGAAAAAAACGGAACTAGAAATAGCCTCAAAAGAAGAAATAATGAAATTTTTAAGAAATATGCTAGAGGATATAAAGTTTCAAAGTTATCTGAAGAATATTTCCTATCAGAACAAAGTATCAGAAAAATTATAAGTAAAGAGAGAAAATTATGTTCCTGA
- a CDS encoding GNAT family N-acetyltransferase, producing MKFKFVPMNLEYAKEMIDNWKYNGEYHIYDYINEEEFLLCKETWGVGRFAVLNEQDKLLGELTIEFFTEEDESSEDDRYVEYSIVRNNCENIYEMWIGWGLKPELCGKGLGVEFVSECINFAVREYDYKGEYVRCGVAAFNKRAIKVYEKLNFKTFHICEGEIANKKYKILQMQKSIK from the coding sequence TTGAAATTTAAATTTGTTCCAATGAACTTGGAATATGCAAAGGAAATGATTGATAATTGGAAATATAATGGGGAATATCATATATATGACTATATAAATGAAGAGGAATTTTTGTTGTGTAAAGAAACTTGGGGAGTAGGAAGATTTGCAGTTTTAAATGAGCAAGACAAGCTTTTAGGAGAGTTAACAATAGAATTTTTTACAGAAGAAGATGAATCATCTGAAGATGACAGATACGTTGAATATAGCATAGTTAGAAATAATTGTGAAAATATATATGAAATGTGGATTGGATGGGGATTGAAACCAGAATTGTGCGGCAAAGGATTAGGAGTAGAATTTGTCTCAGAATGTATTAATTTTGCGGTAAGGGAGTATGACTACAAAGGAGAATATGTTAGATGTGGTGTTGCTGCATTTAATAAAAGAGCAATAAAGGTGTATGAAAAATTAAACTTTAAAACGTTTCATATATGTGAAGGAGAAATAGCAAATAAAAAATATAAAATTTTACAAATGCAAAAAAGCATTAAATAG